Proteins from one Malaya genurostris strain Urasoe2022 chromosome 2, Malgen_1.1, whole genome shotgun sequence genomic window:
- the LOC131431612 gene encoding arrestin domain-containing protein 3-like, with protein sequence MPKEKTSKNVHCDIRFDNNPNGIFKAGDRVSGSVTLTLTQLKKVRGVRFLVTGFADTFWIDKVPHGPKNKKTKAHFKGHEDFILQKSYFVGSDTGNSIDLPTGAQYHYFQFDIPATAPTSMEGKHGHVRYSVKVSLERPWKYDHNFQLPFTVLAKAELDNTNLALKNPFKAQDQLRFYCWICRSNPLMVTATVARTGFIPGDTIPLVIEVNNLSKEEVSEIVIKFQKVVKFISQVQLIEQTQVIAENQLVKYEMLEIQKTPRPVAKLSNDTFEQKFLVGPVTPTEDRICKIIKIGYELNILVKPKLSTQKMEMVIPIVIGSAGMKTEEAISFVRSTGIDKLTAGLDRGPPTAPPPPYHEDQSNLYPISSLQQAYELDGDENDGR encoded by the exons ATGCCGAAAGAGAAGACTTCCAAGAATGTCCATTGCGATATACGTTTCGACAACAATCCAAATGGAATCTTTAAAGCTGGAGACCGAGTATCTGGATCAGTGACACTAACATTAACTCAGCTGAAAAAAGTTAGAG GCGTACGCTTTCTGGTCACCGGCTTTGCTGATACGTTTTGGATAGATAAAGTACCGCATGGCCCAAAGAATAAAAAGACGAAAGCTCACTTCAAAGGACATGAAGATTTTATACTACAGAAATCTTACTTCGTGGGATCGGATACGGGAAATTCGATAGATTTACCGACTGGAGCACAGTATCACTATTTCCAGTTCGACATACCAGCTACGGCACCAACTTCAATGGAAGGAAAGCACGGTCATGTGAGATATTCTGTCAAAGTTTCCTTGGAACGCCCGTGGAAGTACGATCATAATTTCCAGTTGCCATTCACTGTTCTGGCCAAGGCTGAGCTGGACAACACTAATTTGGCATTAAAGAATCCTTTCAAAGCTCAAGATCAACTACGGTTCTACTGTTGGATTTGCCGTTCGAATCCGTTGATGGTAACAGCGACAGTAGCTAGAACCGGTTTCATCCCGGGAGACACTATTCCGTTGGTTATTGAAGTAAATAACCTTAGTAAAGAGGAGGTTTCTGAAATTGTTATAAAGTTTCAAAAAGTCGTGAAATTTATAAGTCAGGTTCAGCTTATAGAACAAACCCAAGTTATCGCTGAAAATCAGTTAGTGAAATATGAAATGTTGGAGATACAAAAGACGCCTAGACCAGTTGCTAAACTGTCCAAtgacactttcgagcagaaattccTAGTGGGACCAGTTACGCCAACAGAAGATCGAATttgtaaaattatcaaaattggTTACGAACTTAATATTTTAGTGAAACCAAAACTCTCGACACAGAAAATGGAGATGGTTATTCCGATTGTCATAGGATCTGCAGGCAtgaaaacagaagaagcgataTCGTTTGTTAGGTCTACTGGTATTGACAAACTTACTGCTGGATTGGATAGAGGTCCTCCGACAGCTCCACCACCTCCCTATCACGAGGATCAGAGTAATTTGTATCCAATCAGTTCATTGCAGCAAGCCTACGAGTTAGATGGCGATGAAAACGATGGTAGATaa
- the LOC131431103 gene encoding arrestin domain-containing protein 17-like, whose product MTKKDKTKSSRHINCEIRYENNPLAVYRPGDTVNGIVELTLGKIKKFRGVCLRINGFAYTHWNAKVKNGSTNNKKRNTSFNGREDYFNTINYLVGSDVGNPLEVAEGSYSYPFSCVIPPNAPASMEGKCGHIRYLVKLTLERPWKHDIVYQAPFTVRGESDLNLLSGTLSLPTKAETVTSFYFGLTEPLIVTAMTPRSGYASGEVIELVIHVNNQSSVDVKTIMIKLQRVDTYVSQVPWTEHFIENTILEERNTGKIGRRRDARFEENIIIGGGVPTNDSLCRIIYTKYEIEIVVHPIRSRKRPTLRLPIVLGSVGLESSNVYPELVIEKQREALAEYVPSATPELASDQGTNSPPAYIEITRNTPGTSRAYSVTSNLTLDEPTEHESEKGSAPYTPRDY is encoded by the exons ATGACTAAAAAGGATAAAACCAAATCGTCCAGGCATATCAATTGTGAGATTCGGTACGAAAACAATCCTCTGGCAGTATATCGACCTGGAGATACAGTCAACGGGATTGTTGAACTTACACTTGGAAAAATCAAAAAGTTTAGAG GTGTCTGCCTCCGGATCAATGGATTTGCGTACACACATTGGAATGCCAAAGTGAAAAATGGCTCGACGAACAACAAAAAACGTAATACCAGTTTCAATGGACGCGAAGATTACTTCAACACCATCAATTACCTGGTCGGTTCGGACGTTGGAAACCCATTGGAAGTTGCTGAAGGTTCTTACAGCTATCCGTTTTCGTGTGTGATTCCGCCCAACGCGCCTGCATCCATGGAGGGTAAATGTGGCCACATTCGGTATCTGGTTAAGCTAACTCTTGAACGACCCTGGAAGCATGACATCGTTTATCAAGCACCATTCACGGTAAGAGGAGAATCTGATTTGAACTTATTGTCAGGAACGCTTTCGCTTCCTACCAAAGCGGAAACAGTAACCTCATTCTACTTCGGCCTAACCGAACCGTTGATAGTAACGGCCATGACTCCACGATCAGGCTACGCATCGGGAGAAGTTATAGAACTTGTTATACACGTCAACAATCAAAGTAGTGTCGATGTTAAAACCATTATGATTAAACTACAGCGAGTTGACACCTATGTTAGTCAGGTTCCGTGGACCGAACATTTCATCGAAAACACAATTCTGGAAGAACGAAACACCGGAAAAATTGGGCGGAGACGCGATGCCCGTTTCGAAGAAAACATTATAATTGGAGGAGGTGTCCCCACCAATGACAGTTTGTGCCGAATAATTTACACGAAATATGAAATCGAAATCGTAGTCCATCCCATTCGGTCACGAAAACGGCCAACACTGCGATTACCGATAGTTCTCGGATCGGTTGGACTGGAAAGCAGTAACGTCTATCCAGAATTGGTCATTGAAAAACAGCGAGAGGCTCTAGCAGAATACGTTCCATCAGCTACTCCGGAGCTAGCATCCGATCAAGGGACCAATTCTCCTCCTGCATACATCGAGATTACGCGAAATACGCCCGGTACATCACGGGCCTACTCAGTGACGTCTAATCTGACACTGGACGAGCCGACAGAACACGAAAGTGAGAAGGGGTCGGCACCATACACGCCAAGGGATTATTGA
- the LOC131432313 gene encoding uncharacterized protein LOC131432313 yields MANMVTTIEPYRKGTSFSDWEERLGYYFIMNNVTDESKKAHFVTLGGPIIFSELKLLFPNGKLVEAPYNEIVAKLKLRFDKVESDLIQRFKFHQRVQQLDETVEDFILAIKLQAEFCTFGDHKHTAIRDRVVAGLKDKALQQRLLNEDNLTLESAEKIIATWVIAGSNARVLDAANGNMLNRATIVDNPTNSPAINVLHRFANATRLQKNQDPREGSSRGPVKSRLGYMDRKVHFNNYNQNGLNKNFKKFERFRPDFSNMICTFCKKKGHIKSKCFALRNLRKDTVNVVNTFSPGPSADRHLSDLLNRMTTDLRNASDSEEDKDYHWKRPGRGPSGPNKGPIEVM; encoded by the exons ATGGCTAATATGGTTACGACAATTGAGCCGTACCGTAAGGGTACATCCTTCTCCGATTGGGAGGAGAGGCTCGGTTATTATTTTATCATGAATAATGTTACAGACGAATCCAAAAAGGCCCATTTTGTGACACTGGGTGGTCCCATAATTTTTTCAGAACTCAAATTATTATTTCCAAATGGCAAATTGGTGGAAGCACCATATAATGAAATTGTGGCCAAGTTAAAATTGCGTTTCGATAAAGTAGAATCAGATTTGATTCAGCGTTTCAAATTTCATCAGCGAGTACAACAGCTAGATGAAACGGTGGAAGATTTTATATTGGCGATAAAACTCCAAGCAGAATTCTGCACTTTTGGAGACCACAAACATACTGCTATTCGAGACAGGGTAGTTGCTGGTTTGAAAGACAAAGCTCTCCAGCAAAGACTCCTTAATGAGGATAATCTCACACTCGAATCAGCGGAAAAAATCATAGCAACGTGGGTGATCGCGGGCTCGAACGCTAGAGTTCTTGATGCTGCTAATGGAAATATGCTAAACAGAGCAACTATAGTGGATAATCCCACTAACAGTCCGgctataaatgtcttacatcgaTTTGCAAATGCAACAAGACTTCAAAAAAATCAAGATCCAAGGGAAGGTAGCTCAAGGGGGCCGGTAAAAAGCCGTTTAGGGTATATGGACCGAAAAGTGCACTTCAACAATTATAACCAAAatggtttgaataaaaattttaaaaaatttgaacgaTTCCGACCTGATTTTTCAAACATGATTTGCACATTTTGTAAGAAAAAAGGGCATATTAAAAGTAAATGTTTTGCCTTGAGGAATCTTAGAAAAGATACAGTAAATGTTGTAAACACATTTAGCCCTGGACCTAGTGCGGACAGACATTTAAGCGACCTACTGAACAGAATGACGACGGATTTGAGGAATGCATCCGACAGCGAGGAGGACAAAG ATTACCATTGGAAACGTCCGGGCAGAGGCCCATCGGGACCAAATAAGGGTCCAATCGAAGTTATGTAG